The genomic segment GTTTACCCTGCGGGGACAGAATGGTCAGTCCCTGCGCCTCAAGCATAATGGGCTCGCAGCCGGACAGTTCGAGCGCGCCTTTTTCTGCGTGCTGAATGGGGGTTTCCAGGAAGGTTTTCAGGCTGTCGGCTGCGCCAATTGCCTGTGCTTTGGCGTGATAAAACGTGCCCAGATCGCGCAATGGCTGAAAGAATTCCGGGGCAAGGATTAACGCAAGGAAACCGGCAAAAAGGGTCACGCCGGTGCCGTAATGGCCGAAATTAAGTTCGCCCAGATAAGAGAAACCGAAGTAGACCGCGACCAGCGCGATCGACAGGGAGGTAAAAAACTCGAGCACGCCAGAAGAGAGAAACGCCAGGCGCAATACTTCCATCGTGCGCTGGCGGAAATCCTGCGATGCAATGCGAATGTTGTCGGTTTCTGCTGCGCCACGATGAAACAGGCGCAGCGTCTCCATGCCGCGCAGGCGATCAAGGAAATTGCCGCTAAGACGCGCCAACGCCTGGAAATTGCGGCGGTTGGCGTCGGCAGCGCCCATGCCGACCATCGCCATAAACAGCGGGATCAGAGGCGCGGTGCCAAGAAGAATCAGTGCGGCGGTCCAGTTATAGGGAAAGATCGCGATCACAATCAGCAGCGGTACGCTCGCGGCCAGCGCCATTTGCGGCAGGTAGCGGGCGTAGAAGTCGTGCATGTCGTCAATCTGCTCAAGGATAAGCGTGGCCCAACTGCCCGCAGGTTTGCCCTGAATCCAGGCGGGACCGGCCTCCTGCAAGCGGTTCATCACCTGTTGGCGGATGCGCGCGCGGATATGTTGTCCGGCATGAAATCCCACTTTCTCGCGCAGCCAGACCATCCAGGCGCGCAGCACAAAAACCAGGATCAGCAGCGCAAACGGCAGCAGGAGCGCCTCGCGAGGGATGGCTTTCATAATCATATCGTGCAGAAGATCGGCCAGAAGCCAGGC from the Cronobacter condimenti 1330 genome contains:
- the cydD gene encoding heme ABC transporter permease/ATP-binding protein CydD is translated as MNKTRQQELTRWLKQQSVISRRWLNLSRLLGVVSGLLIVAQAWLLADLLHDMIMKAIPREALLLPFALLILVFVLRAWMVWLREKVGFHAGQHIRARIRQQVMNRLQEAGPAWIQGKPAGSWATLILEQIDDMHDFYARYLPQMALAASVPLLIVIAIFPYNWTAALILLGTAPLIPLFMAMVGMGAADANRRNFQALARLSGNFLDRLRGMETLRLFHRGAAETDNIRIASQDFRQRTMEVLRLAFLSSGVLEFFTSLSIALVAVYFGFSYLGELNFGHYGTGVTLFAGFLALILAPEFFQPLRDLGTFYHAKAQAIGAADSLKTFLETPIQHAEKGALELSGCEPIMLEAQGLTILSPQGKRLAGPLSFVLPAGKRVALVGQSGAGKSSLLNLLAGFLPYEGSLRVNGVELRDLDPESWRRQLSWVGQNPQLPAATLKENVLLSAPDASDAQLQTALDKAWVSEFLPLLAQGVDTPVGDQSAGLSVGQAQRVAVARALLSPCRLLLLDEPSASLDAGSEHRVMQALESASLSQTTLMVTHQIDHIAAWDEIWVMRDGRLVERGDVATLSAADGYFAALLAHRQEEI